Proteins encoded together in one Shewanella oneidensis MR-1 window:
- the purM gene encoding phosphoribosylformylglycinamidine cyclo-ligase, producing MSTPTPLSYKDAGVDIDAGNALVNNIKAAVKRTRRPEVMGNLGGFGALCELPTKYKQPVLVSGTDGVGTKLRLAIDYKKHDTVGIDLVAMCVNDLIVQGAEPLFFLDYYATGKLDVETATAVVNGIGEGCFQSGCALIGGETAEMPGMYEGEDYDLAGFCVGVVEKADIIDGSKVAAGDALIALASSGPHSNGYSLVRKVLEVSQADPQQDLNGKPLIQHLLEPTKIYVKSLLKLIEASDVHAMAHITGGGFWENIPRVLPENCKAVIQGDSWQWPAVFSWLMENGNIAEYEMYRTFNCGVGMIVALPADKVDAALALLAAEGEQAWLIGAIAAREGNEEQVEIL from the coding sequence GTGAGCACTCCTACCCCACTGAGCTATAAAGACGCCGGCGTTGATATTGATGCTGGTAATGCACTGGTAAATAACATTAAAGCAGCTGTTAAACGTACCCGTCGTCCAGAAGTTATGGGCAACTTAGGTGGTTTTGGCGCATTGTGTGAATTACCCACTAAATACAAACAACCTGTTTTAGTGTCAGGCACCGATGGTGTTGGTACTAAATTGCGTTTAGCTATCGATTACAAAAAACACGACACCGTCGGTATCGACTTAGTAGCCATGTGTGTGAACGACTTAATCGTTCAAGGCGCAGAGCCGTTGTTTTTCCTCGATTACTATGCAACAGGCAAGCTCGATGTTGAAACAGCAACCGCTGTTGTTAATGGCATCGGCGAAGGTTGTTTCCAATCTGGTTGTGCGTTAATCGGCGGTGAAACCGCTGAAATGCCAGGCATGTATGAAGGCGAAGATTACGACCTCGCAGGTTTCTGTGTGGGTGTGGTTGAAAAGGCCGACATTATTGATGGGAGTAAAGTCGCTGCGGGTGATGCACTGATCGCCTTAGCTTCAAGTGGTCCTCATTCAAATGGCTATTCATTAGTTCGTAAAGTATTAGAAGTCAGCCAAGCGGACCCTCAACAGGATCTCAATGGCAAGCCATTGATCCAACATCTGTTAGAACCAACCAAAATTTACGTTAAATCATTGCTTAAGCTGATTGAAGCATCAGACGTGCACGCCATGGCGCACATCACTGGCGGCGGTTTCTGGGAAAATATCCCCCGCGTACTACCTGAAAACTGCAAAGCCGTTATCCAAGGTGATTCATGGCAATGGCCTGCGGTTTTCAGTTGGTTAATGGAAAACGGCAACATTGCAGAATATGAAATGTACCGTACCTTTAACTGTGGTGTCGGCATGATTGTTGCGTTGCCAGCTGATAAAGTCGATGCCGCCCTTGCTCTGCTTGCAGCCGAAGGCGAACAAGCTTGGCTTATCGGTGCAATCGCCGCGCGTGAAGGCAATGAAGAGCAAGTGGAGATCCTGTAA
- the purN gene encoding phosphoribosylglycinamide formyltransferase translates to MPQSCRVVVLISGNGSNLQAVIDGCDDNLQAEVVGVISNNPDAYGLVRAHHSEIDTSCVIARPGESRSDYDARLLAAIEQYQPDLIVLAGFMRILTNDFVNHYLGRMINIHPSLLPKFTGLNTHQRAIDAKETEHGASVHFVTPELDAGPVVLQAKVPVYEDDTAEMLAARVHEQEHAIYPLVVKWFSHQRLNMQDGQAYLDGTLIGPSGYAPD, encoded by the coding sequence ATGCCCCAAAGCTGTCGTGTAGTTGTGTTAATTTCCGGAAATGGCAGTAATCTGCAAGCGGTTATCGACGGTTGTGACGATAATTTGCAGGCCGAAGTTGTCGGAGTGATCAGTAATAATCCCGATGCCTATGGCCTAGTTCGCGCCCATCATAGTGAAATTGATACCAGCTGCGTGATAGCTCGCCCAGGTGAATCTCGCTCTGATTACGATGCACGTTTACTGGCAGCGATTGAACAATACCAACCCGATCTTATTGTGTTGGCCGGATTTATGCGCATTCTAACCAATGATTTCGTAAATCACTATTTAGGTCGTATGATCAATATCCATCCTTCATTGCTGCCCAAATTTACCGGATTAAACACCCACCAGCGCGCCATTGATGCCAAAGAAACTGAACATGGCGCAAGCGTGCATTTTGTCACGCCAGAGCTGGATGCCGGCCCGGTAGTTTTACAGGCAAAAGTGCCCGTTTATGAAGACGATACAGCAGAGATGCTCGCCGCCCGTGTCCACGAGCAAGAGCACGCCATTTACCCCCTCGTGGTGAAATGGTTCAGCCATCAACGTCTCAACATGCAAGATGGTCAAGCCTATCTTGATGGCACGCTTATCGGACCTAGCGGCTACGCTCCCGATTAA
- a CDS encoding HAD-IIA family hydrolase, whose protein sequence is MKNIICDIDGVLLHDNKLIPGSDKFIQRILEQGNPLVILTNYPVQTGKDLQNRLSAAGIDVPEECFYTSAMATADFLKHQEGSKAFVIGEGALTHELYKAGFTITDINPDFVIVGETRSYNWDMIHKAAGFVARGARFIATNPDTHGPAYSPACGALCSPIERITGKKPFYVGKPSSWIIRSALNHIDGHSENTVIIGDNMRTDILAGFQAGLETILVTSGVSKLEDIDKEPFRPNHVFACAGDIDVV, encoded by the coding sequence ATGAAAAATATTATCTGCGATATCGATGGTGTACTACTGCACGACAATAAACTGATCCCCGGCAGCGATAAATTTATTCAGCGCATTCTCGAGCAAGGCAATCCCCTTGTTATTCTCACCAACTATCCGGTGCAAACGGGCAAAGATCTGCAAAATCGCCTCAGCGCCGCAGGAATCGACGTGCCCGAAGAATGTTTTTACACCTCGGCGATGGCCACCGCCGACTTTTTAAAGCACCAAGAAGGCAGCAAAGCCTTTGTGATCGGTGAAGGCGCCCTCACCCATGAACTCTATAAAGCCGGTTTTACCATTACCGACATTAATCCCGACTTCGTGATTGTCGGCGAAACCCGCTCCTATAACTGGGATATGATCCATAAAGCCGCCGGATTCGTCGCCCGTGGCGCCCGTTTTATCGCCACCAATCCCGACACCCATGGCCCCGCTTACAGTCCCGCCTGCGGCGCCCTGTGTTCGCCCATTGAACGAATTACTGGTAAAAAACCCTTCTATGTAGGCAAACCAAGTTCATGGATTATCCGTTCCGCTCTCAATCATATTGATGGTCACTCCGAAAATACGGTGATCATCGGCGACAATATGCGCACCGATATTCTGGCGGGCTTTCAAGCAGGACTTGAAACCATTCTGGTCACCAGCGGTGTAAGTAAGCTTGAAGATATCGATAAAGAGCCTTTCCGCCCGAACCATGTGTTTGCCTGCGCTGGCGATATCGATGTGGTTTAA
- a CDS encoding TIR domain-containing protein, with product MEKQEIIEKLVELKDRLIEDVYQAYSRNTSDYGHERYNAWKKSVTKFLNQYIPNEVQRFNEKANPTYGVFLRRNGMSYHDFFWKTDGSAMNAYLESLILDIQNDDYDFTPINKEVQDVKTIPEAKSKKVLIVHGHDEAAKYRTEAFLRKHGFDPIILHLNASKGDTIIKKLERLAEGVGYGIVLYTPDDMGETKVKAVQHELQPRARQNVVFEHGYLMGLIGRPNVAAIVEGYVEKPSDIDGVVYIPSSNWEIDLLRELHEAGYPINPANL from the coding sequence ATGGAAAAGCAAGAGATCATTGAAAAGTTAGTTGAACTTAAAGATAGGCTTATAGAGGATGTTTATCAGGCGTATAGCCGTAATACATCTGATTACGGTCATGAACGTTACAATGCTTGGAAAAAATCCGTTACTAAGTTCTTAAACCAATATATCCCTAACGAAGTCCAACGTTTTAATGAGAAAGCAAACCCTACATATGGTGTATTCCTACGCCGTAACGGTATGTCATACCATGATTTTTTCTGGAAAACTGATGGTAGCGCTATGAATGCCTATCTTGAAAGTTTAATTCTTGATATACAAAATGATGACTATGATTTCACCCCAATCAACAAGGAAGTTCAAGACGTGAAGACTATACCTGAAGCTAAATCAAAAAAAGTGTTAATCGTGCATGGGCATGATGAAGCAGCAAAATATCGCACTGAAGCATTTCTTCGTAAGCATGGTTTTGATCCAATTATTTTGCATCTCAATGCAAGTAAAGGTGACACTATCATTAAAAAGCTTGAACGTTTAGCTGAAGGCGTTGGTTACGGTATTGTCCTATATACTCCTGATGACATGGGTGAAACAAAGGTTAAGGCTGTCCAACATGAGCTACAACCCAGAGCGCGTCAAAACGTTGTTTTTGAACACGGTTACTTGATGGGGCTTATTGGTAGACCAAATGTTGCAGCTATTGTTGAAGGCTATGTAGAAAAACCCAGCGATATTGACGGTGTCGTTTACATACCAAGTAGTAACTGGGAAATAGACCTATTGAGAGAACTACACGAAGCTGGTTACCCTATAAATCCCGCTAATCTTTAG